The Phycisphaerae bacterium sequence GTTCCAGTTCACGGTGTTCGAGCCCACCACCGGCGCGTGCTGCGTGGGCGCGAACTGCCTCCCCGACGTTTCCGAGGTCGACTGCGCCAACATGGGCGGCACCTACAAGGGCAACGGCTCGACCTGCGGCCCGCCGAACCCCTGCGTCGGGGCCTGCTGCTTCGGCATCACCTGCGTGCCGGATATGCTGCCCGGCGATTGCCTGGCGCAGGGTGGCGTGTACAAGGGCGACGGCACGACGTGCGGTCCACCGAATCCCTGCGTGGGTGCCTGCTGCTTCCCCGACGGCAGTTGCCAGGAAACCGCAACCGAGACGGACTGCGTGAACCTGGGTGGCGTGTACCAGGGCGATGGCACCACGTGCACGCCGAATACCTGCCCGCAGCCGGGCGATGACTGTGACAACCCGGCGGACGGCGGCTTCTTCGGGCCGGGCTCCGATCCATTTGAGGGTCAGATCACGACCTGCGGGCACGGCAATGACTACAGCAACACGTGCCTCGGCAGCTACGACGGCGGCGAAGACGTCATCTACGTCGTGCATGTGGTCGAGCCGGTTTGCCTCGATATCACCGTCACCGGCGCAACCAGCGCGGACAACTGGATCGGCGTTCTGATCGATGACTCCTGCCCGCCAGATCCGACGACCTGTCTCGCGACGGCCACAAGTAGCAGCGGCACTGTGGCCCACATTGCGGGCGTCGATCTGCCCGTCGGAACGTACTACGTGATGGTGGACACCTGGCCCACGCCGAACTGCATCAACGGAACCATGGTCATCATGCCCTGCCCGACCGGGGCCTGCTGCCTGAGTTCCGGCGCGTGCGTGCCGAACCTGCCACAGGCCCAGTGCACCGCGCAAGGCGGCACCTGGAAAGGCGCCGGCACGGATTGCTTCCCGAACCCGTGCGTGCCGATCGACTACTTCTGGGACACCACGACCGGCGAAATGGGCGGGACCGGCTTCAACGGCGAGTGGATCTACTATCCGGAAGCGCCGCAAGGCCCCTGGTACAACATGTGGTGGCCGAACGAGTTCGCGCTCAATCGGCAGAAGGAAATCATCTACACGTTTACCGTCGACTTCCCGATCCCGGGCAACCTCGAAGTGGCGGCGAACTGGGCCACGCCGGACTGGCAATTGACGGAGCGCCCGCCGTTCGCGAACGAAGAGCAATTCATCCAGCGCCAGTTCCTCGCAGCGCTCACGGCTCCGGGCACGTACACATACACCGTCGTGCTGCCATTCTGCCCGCGGTGGGTCTCGCTCGACATCCGCGGCCTGGGCTACGTCATCGAGGGCACGATCCAGCACATCTGCCTGCCGCCGCCGGGCGGCGCCTGCTGCTTCCAGGACGGCAGTTGCCAGGAAACCGCGACGCCGGCGGACTGCCAGGCCCTGGGCGGTGTCTACCTGGGTGACGGCACGACGTGCACGCCGAATCCCTGCCCGCAGCCGGGCGCCTGCTGCTTCGCCGACGGGCATTGCGAGATGAGCACCGTGATTGACCCCGGCGATTGCGCTACGGGCGGCGTGTACCTCGGCGACAACACGGTCTGCGACCCGAATCCCTGCCCGCAGCCGGGCAACGACTGCAGCAACCCGAAGCCGATCACGCTGTCGCTGGCAACTCTGCCCTACGTCGACACCGACACCACGTGTGGCCGGGTCAACGACTACTCAAACACCTGCCTCGGCTACTACGACGGTGGCGAAGACATCCTCTACGAGGTGACCGTCACCGAGCCCATGTGCGTCAAGATCGCCGTCGATGGCGTCCTGACTTACCTGGGCGTCGCAATCGACGTCGCCTGCCCGCCGGGCGCGACCTGCCTCGCCTACAACAACAGCTCGGCCGGCAATCCGACGATCACCGAGGTGAATCTGGCGGCCGGCACGTACTACATCATGATCGACACCTGGCCGAGCCCGCCCTGCTCAGGCTTCACCATGACGATCAGCCCGTGCCCTGAGCCGCCGCCCAACGACAACTGCCCGACGGCCATCGCGGTCGGCGAGGGCACGCCCGCCGCGACCGGCAACAATTGCGACGCCAGTGCGACGGATTGGGCGGAGGCCTCGTGCCAGGCCAATTCCAACAAGGACGTTTGGTATGCCTACACGGCGTCCTGCACCGGCAAGGTCGTGATGGACACCGAGGGCAGCGCCCAGAGCGACACGGTGCTGAGCGTCTACGCGTCCTGCGACGGCCCGGAGATCGCCTGCGATGATGACAGCGGCACCGGCAACTGGTCGCGCCTGACATTCGCGGCCGTCGCGGGCACCACGTACTACGTGCGCGTGGCTTCCTACAGCACCGGCTGCGGCGGCTTCAACCTCAACATCGCGTGCGATCCCGTCGGCGCTTGCTGCATCGGCAGCACATGCACGCCGAACCTGACGCTGGCCGACTGCACGACCCAGGGCGGCATCTGGCAGGGCGCGGGCAGCGACTGCTTCCCGAACCCGTGCGTGCCGATCGACTACTACTGGGACACCGTCACCGGCGAACTCGGTGGCACGGGCTACAACGGCGAGTGGATCTACTATCCGAACGGGCCGAGCGGCCCCTGGTACAACATGTGGTGGCCGAACGAATTCGCCCTTGATCGCGAGAAGGAGGTCACGATCTTCTTCGCCGTGGGCTTCCCGGTCCCAGGCAACCTCGAAGTGGCTTTGAACTGGGCAACGCCGGATTGGCAGCTGACGGACCGTCCGCCGCTCGCCGATGAGGAGCAGTTCATCGAGCGCCAGTTCCTGGAGGCGATCACGGTCGGAGGCACGTATACGTACACCGTCCGGTTGCCGTTCTGCCCGCGGTGGGTTTCGCTCGACATTCGTGGCCAAGGCTACGTCATCGAAGGCACGATCCAGCACATCTGCCTGCCACCGGTGGTCGGTGCCTGCTGCATCGGTCCCGTTTGCACGCCGAACCTGACCCTCGCCGACTGCAACGCGCAAAGCGGGATCTGGCAGGGCCCCGGCAGCCATTGCTTCCCCAACCCGTGCGTACCAATCGACTACTACTGGGACATCAACACCGGTGTACTCGGCGGCACCGGCTACAACGGCGAATGGATCTACTATCCGAACGCGCCGAGCGGCCCCTGGTACAACATGTGGTGGCCGAACGAGTTCGCGCTCGATCGCCAGAAGGAGATCACGATCTTCTTCAACGTCGGCTTCCCTGTTCCGGGCAACCTCGAAGTGGCCCTGAACTGGGCGACGCCGGATTGGCCGCTGCCGGACCGTCCGCCGCTCGCCGACGAGGAGCAGTTCATCGAGCGCCAGTTCCTCGAGGCGATCACCGCCCCGGGCACGTACACGTATACCTTTGTGCTGCCGTTCTGCCCGCGGTGGGTCTCGCTCGACATTCGTGGCCAAGGCTACGTCATCGAAGGCACGATCCAGCACATCTGCCTGCCACCGGCGGTCGGTGCCTGCTGCTACCCCGATGGCAGTTGCACGATCACGGCACAGGCGGACTGCACGGCGCTGTGGCTCGGCCCCGGCACGACGTGCGACATGTGCCCGCCGCCGAACGACAACTGCCCGCTGCAGACGCCGGTGATTGAGGGCGTCTACAACTTCGACACCACCAACGCAACGTTTGACGGGCCTGGCTGGTGCATGAACGGCCCGAACGTCTGGTACTGCTACGTGGCGTCGTGCACCGGCACAGCCACCATCAGCCTCGCGGGCAGCGCGTACAACACGATGCTCGGCGTGTACCACGACTGCACCTGCTATCCGACGCAGCCCATGACGATGTGCTGCGCGCCGGTCGTGTGCACCATCCCGGTCACCGCGACCCACGGATACCTGATCGAGATCGGCAGCGTTGACGGCACAGCCGGCCCCGGCGTCCTGACGATCACCTGCAACGCCATGGGCGCCTGCTGCTTCCCCGGCTCCGTGTGCCAGGTGCTGCCGGAACTGGACTGCGCGGCCATGGGCGGCGTGTTCCAGGGGCCCGGCACGGTGTGCGATCCGAATCCGTGCATCTGCGTCGGCGACTTGAACTGCGACGGGCAGATCGACTTCCGCGACATCAACCCGTTCGTGCTGCGGCTCAGTAATCCGAGCAACTACTTCGCAGCCTACCCGAATTGCCCGGATGGCAACGGCGACATCAACGGCAGCGGCTCCGTCGGGTTCCAGGACATCAACCCGTTCGTCGCGCTGCTCACCGGTGCGCCCTTACCGATCATCTGCGGGTACTAACGCGCCGCGCGTCGCAACACGACGCCTGATCTGAACTCCTGACACAGCAGGCCGGTGAACAACTTCACCGGCCTGCTGCATCTTGGTGCGTGCGCCCCCAGCCTCACAATGGCCCGCCAATCCGCCCGCTATCCGCAATATCGCACCCTGAAAAACCCCGATCCACGGCCCGGAGTTTCATGTTTGCAGCGCCGGCCCGGATTTTGCCCCGCGCTGTCAAAGGACTTCGGGAGCGGTCTATATGGTTGTGATCAAGGGCTCGAACAGCTGCTCGACCGTGGCCGCGAGCCCCGACCCGCCGGAGCAGACTGGCCGCGGGTCGGTAGGTGAAGTGAAGCGCCAAAGAAGCATCGGTCGCCGGTGGTCAGACGCCGCCCCCGGATGGCAATGGAGTTCTGGCGTCACGTGGGCTCTCGCGCCGCGCCTGGGAAGTACCGGGGGCGACGGTCGTACGGGTCAGGTTTCTCCTCGCGCGCCGGCTGGCAGGCACGTGGGGAGCAGGAGTCACAAGTCCAGGTTCGCACGCGAACCGCAACGTATCGAAGGAGGCGCTGGCATGTTTGCACGTCGATCGGTTCTGCTCATGGTCCTCGGGGCGCTCGCCGCGTTCGGCAGCGCACCGGCCCTAGCCATCCAGGCCGGGATCACGCTCGACATCCACCAAGACATTCTGGATCAGGCCCTGTGGCCCAACGACTTTCACATCCAGGGCCTGATCTGCTCGAATGACGGCACCGTCCCCGTCGTCATCTCCCACATCGACGGCCCGTTCACCAACTTCACCTGCACCATCACCAAGATGCCCGGCGACGATTGCTGGTACTGGTTCGAGGCCACCTGGTGGCTGCCGCCCGGCATCTACATCCCCTACTGCAACGTCATTCACCTTGGCCTGCTGTTCGACGTCGATGCGGCCAACGTCATCATCGACCTCATCGGCTGGTGGACGCGCAACGGCGTGCCCGTCGGCCAGATCATGGGCAACCTGCTGAACGGCGGGTACGTGCCGCTCATGGGCTTTAACGTGGCCGACACCGGCTCTCCGCAGATCATCACGATCGGCAACGGCGACATCCCCATCACCCCGCCGCTGCCCGAGCCACTCCCGCCGCTGCCGCCGTGGCCGCCGAGCCCATTTGAGTTGCAGGTCATGCAGATGGACGTCCTGCCGTTCCCACCGGGGATGCCGCCGAACCTGGCAGACCTCTCCGAGTTCGGACCACAACAGTCCTGGCCGTGGGTGCCGGTCGTCTACCCGGATGGCCAACCGATCAACCCCGGTCGCCCGCTGCCCATGGCGCCCGACAGTTTCTTCGACGTGTTCCTCGAGTCGTTCGGCCGCGGCGGCGGTTTCCGTCCGCTGTTCCCCACGCCGATCGAGCCCGGCGGCTTCCTCGTCGCCCGGCAGCTCGTCCAGTTCATCAATAACCACGGCCTGCCCGAACAGCGCTGGTTCTGGGAGATCCACGGCGCCCAGCCCACCGAGGCCTGCTGCTTCCTCGACGGTCATTGTGAAGATCTGGTGCCCTTCAACTGCCTGCAGAAGGGCGGCCAGCCGATGGGCCCGGGCACGCTGTGCGTGCAGACCATCTGCCCGATGGTTGAACTCGGCGCCTGCTGCTACGGCACCGCCGCCCCGCAGTGCATCATCACTGACCAGATCACGTGCGAGCAGCAGTTCCTCGGCATCTGGAAGGGCCCCGGCACAAACTGCGATGACCTGAACGGCAACGGCGTCGCCGACATCTGCGAAATCCCCGTCCAGCGCCCGGAAGCTTGCTGCCTGCCCGACGGCTCGTGCCTCATGCTCCTGGTCCCCGACTGCCTCCAGATGGGCGGCGTCCCGAAGGGGATCGGCTCACATTGCCTCGGCGATCTGGACGGCAACGGCGTCGATGATATCTGCGAGGCGAAGTGGCTCCAGTTGCCCGATCTGTCAGTGCGCGGCATCGACGTGCGCGACACCCTGCCGCTCGTGCTGGCCGACGACTTCCTCTGCACGCAGCGCGGCCTGATCACCGACATCATCGTCTGGGGCTCGTGGCGGCACGACATCCTCCCGCCGGACCCCACCCAGGTGCGGTTCACGCTGAGTTTCCACGAAGACATCCCCGCCACCCCGGAAACGTACAGCCGGCCCGGCGTGATCCGCTGGGTGCAGACGTTCCCGCCCGGATCGTTCACCGCCATGCCCTACCAGGGCAACATCCAGGAAGGGTGGTGGGACCCGCGCGATCCGCAGTCTTATGAATTCCCCGGCGACACCGTGTGCTGGATGTACCGCTTCCAGGTGCCCCCGAACATGGCCTTCTGCCAGGAAGGCAATCCGGACCAACCGAAAGTGTACTGGCTCGACGTGCAGGCCGAGCCGCTCGGCGCCACCGTGGCGCAGTTTGGCTGGAAGACCTCCATCAATCACTGGAACGACGACGCGGTCTGGGGCATGGGGCCCGAACCGTACCCCGGCCCGTGGCAGGAGCTGCGCTTTCCGCCGGGACACGAGTTGCAAGGCCAGTCGATCGATCTCGCGTTCGCCCTGAGCGGCAACCTCCCGTGCCCGCCGCCGGTCTGCATCGGCGACTTGAACTGTGACGGACAGGTGGATTTCCGCGATATCAACCCGTTCGTGCTCTACCTGGCGAATTTCCCGCTGTGGCAGACGACGTATCCGGGCTGCAATCCGCAGAACGGCGACATCAACGGCGACGGCCTGTACCCGGCCTTCAGCGACATTAACCCGTTCGTTGCTTTGCTGGCGAACAATCCGCTCCCGATCCCGTGCCCTTAGGGATGGGTGAGTCTGGGCAGTCAGTCCAATAGCTGCTCGCCCGACTGAAGCAGGCCGGCGGAGTACTCCGCCGGCCTGCTTCGTTGCGCGCTGCCCGGCCAGCCGCTGCCGCCCGCACCCGTTGCAGTGCCGGAACATTCGACGGATCAACGCCTCCGCGCCGAGGCTGCGCGGTACTCCGCCAGGTCACGAGGCAACCGCACAGAATCATCGACCGGGAATGTGCGCCGGCGAGACGCGGCAGTTCGCGCGCGAAATAGTTGCTTTTACCCATAGCGCGGTTTAACTATACATTGCAGGGGTGTGGTGCCCCGAGGGCCGGCACCACGAGGACTCGGCGGAGCAACCCACGAACATGTCGGACCGCCGAGCGAGCCCCGTGTGACAGCGCGGGTGCGAACGAATCCCGTTCGGCCGAAGCGCGCATGTTCGCCAGGGACCGTGTATCCCGTTGCTTTTTGCGCACGCCGGCGGACAGGATGAGATTTCGCGCTGCGCACTGCGTTGACTCGTCAGCCAATCACACCTGGACCCGGACGAAGGAGCGAACTCATGACAGACCGCAACCAATGGAGCCGGCGCGGTGGGTGGGTCGCGGCGTGCATTCTGGCCATCGTACCACTTGCGCTGGCGGAACCGTATTTCGAGCTGAACACCGAGACCGACTGGTTGGCCGCGCTATACGGTGACCCGCCACACATCCTGGGCGTAGCGCCGTTCGAGTGGGAAGAGTACATGTTCCAATGGCAGAACCACTTGGAACAGGGTGAGCCCTATCCGCCGACGCAGTTCCTGCCGCCCGAGCTATACGTGTACGAGGGTAGCGGCAGCGGCGAGTATCCCGAAAATCCCGGCTTGGTGATGGTGTGGGGTACCGACACCGGCCTGCCACCAGGCGAATACGCGAGCGCGTGGAAGTTCGATTATGTGGACGATCCCGACTTGTCGAATGCGATCATCACCGTCACCGTGTACCCCCCGCAGTGGGGTGTGACCGGGCAAATCACGCAGGTTTCGTTTGGTATCCGCGATGCGCTCGGACGCACACGGTCGTGGTATTGGAACGTGGGTCCGGCCGGGGTGATTCCGTGGAACGTCGGAACGACCATTACCATTCACGCGTCGCAAACCGGGCTGAGCGCGGTCTCGCCACCGGCCAACGGCTACATGAACACGCCGGGCTTCGACATCACCACCGCGCAGGTCTTCATCGTCGACGAGAACGCGCAGTGGGTCGGCGGCCCGATGCCGGTACCGCCACCCGGCGGTCCGCCCGGCGGCCTTTGGAATTACTGGTACAATCTGCAGGTGCGGCCGCAGTGGCAACTCACGAAATGGTCCCAGCCGCCGGACCCCGCGCAACCCGACAACGTCTACTACGGCTGGAACGAATGGTCCGAATGGTGGAATGGCCCGGTGGTCGCGGATGACTGGGTGTGCACGACGCCCGACCCGGTGACCGATGTCCACTGGTGGGGCTCGTTCCTCGGTTGGAAGTATCCCTATCCACCGCCATTGCCGCAGCACTTCCACATCCAGTTCTGGACGGACGTGCCGGCGGACCCCACCGCCCCAGACAGCTTCAGCCATCCCGGTTATGTCATCTGGGAACTGTGGGCTTACAACTATACAACTACATGGGTGGGGTGGGACTTCGATCCGCGCACGCAGGAATACGAAGCCTGCTTCCGCTTTGACTACGTGCTCTCGCCGGGCGAGTACTTCTACCAGGAGCCCGGCCCCAACGGGCAGAATATCTACTGGATCAGCATCTCCGCCTGTGACGGCGGCCCGCCGCAGACCCCGCACGTCTTCGGCTGGAAGACACGGCCGCGCGACGCCACCTCGCCGGCGCCGGACGATGCCGTCGTGATCCTTGACCCGGTGCAGCCGGTCATCGGCAGCCAGTATGGCTTCGGATTTCCACTCTGGTGGCCCACGCCGGATCAATCGTGGGACATGGCGTTCGAGCTGACCACCAGCCCCAGCGCCTTCAAGTGGGACCAACCACCCGACCTTTGGCCGACTGGCCTGGATGTCAACGCTACGTACTACCCATACATCCTGGCGGACGACTTTCTGTGTTCGCGCGACGGCCCCATCACCAGGATTCGCATCTGGGGCTCCTGGCACGACGATTTCCTGCCGGGCGACCCCTCGAACGTGACGTTCCGGTTAAGCTTCCATAGCGACATTCCGGCCGGGCCCGTCCCCTGGAGCATGCCGGGCGATCTGCTGTGGCTGCGCGACTTCCCGCCCGGGACATTCCAGGTCCAACCGTTCGCGACCGGTCTACTGGAAGGTTTCTTCAACCCGCCGGATCAGTGGTGGTTCCCTGGCGACACCATCTGCTGGCTGTACGAATTCAACATCCCCGCGAGCGAAGCCTTCTACCAACTTGCAGGCGACATCTACTGGCTCGACGTACAGGCCCTGCCGATGGCTGACACGAGCTTCGGCTGGAAGACATCGTTCATGCACTGGAACGATGACGCCGTGTGGGCCTGGGGTCAGGATCCGCTGCCGGTTCCAGGTCCGTGGCAGGAGCTGCGCTACCCGCCGGGACACGAATTGCAGGGTCAATCCATCGATCTCGCCTTCCAACTCGAGAGTGAAGGGCTGACCGGCATCAAGTGGTCACAGCCGCCGGTGCCCTACTACCCCGAGGACGCCTTCAACGGCTGGGACCAGTATTGCATGTACTACTACCAGCTCGCCGCGGATGACTGGTTCTGCGACACCGACAACCCGGTGACCGACATCCACTGGTGGGGCTCCTTCCTCGGCTGGTACCACCGGTATCTGCCGCCGCAGGGAATGCCCCCCGCATTCCACATCGCGATCTGGACCGACGTGCCCGCCGATCCCACCCAGCCGGCCAACTACAGCCACCCGGGCGTCGTGTTGTGGGAGACGATCTGCACAAATTACATCTGGGAATTCGCGGGCTGGGACTTCGACCCGCGCGTCCCGGCCGCCGGCGCGAGTATACCGCCCGAGGCCACGTTCAAGTTCACCCAGGCGCTCACGCCCGACCAGTGGTTCTGGCAGGAGCCCGGCGGCAACATCTACTGGCTCAGCATCGCGGCGCTGTACCCAACCGGACAGGTCGTCGACTACCCATGGGGCTGGAAGACCCGCCCGCGCATCGACGGCTCGCCGGCGCCGGACGACGCCGTGTGGATCAGTGACCCGCCGGCCCCGACCATCGGCTCGACGTACGTGACCGGCGGGCCGCTGTACTACCCGACGCCGGCCGATTCCTGGGATCTGGCGTTCGAGCTCACGTCCGTCCCGCGCGACCGCGTCGTCTGCGAGCCGCAGGGCTCGGCCATCAACCCGTTCCATCCGCCGACCTACTGGTACGACGTGACGCCGGATGATTTCGGCCGCTGCGACTTCCACGTGCGCGTCTTCGACCCCAACCCGGCGAATTACACCAACGTGAGTCTGCCGCCGACCTGGCAGTTCGCGGTGCACCAGCTCGCCAACCATGAGTGGTGGGCGTCGTGGTGGGATCCCGATTGCAGCGACGCGATCTTCACGACGTTCCGGTTCCAGTTCGACAACCCGAACGCGAGCGCGTGGAGCGACTGGACCACGACCATCGGCAACACCAACGACCCGTACGACTGGGTTGTGGACCGCGCGGCGAACCACGCGCACCAGCCGGACGGCTACGGCTATCGCGTCCATGTGCCGCGCCGGGTGCCGTACGAGAAATGGGCCCAGCCGCCGATCGAGAACCCGGATTATCCGGGCTATTTCTACGGCTGGAACGAGCCGTCGGTGTACATCGGACCACAGGTTGTGGCCGACGACTTCAAGTGCTGCGACGCACGTCCGATCGCGGACATCCACTGGTGGGGCTCCTATCTCCACTGGATGGACCCGGTGCCGCCGCCGGCCGCGCCGATCCGCTTTCAGCTCGGCTTGTGGACGGACGTGCCGGTGAGCCCGGACAACCCGTGGAGCCACCCGGGTGTGCTCATCCGCGATTGGATCGTGCCGCGCGCTGCGCTCAACGAGCACTTTGTCGGCATGGATTTCCATCCAGACTACGGCTACGAGGCGTGTTTCCGCTACGACTTCGCCATCCCGATGGCGGACTGGTTCTACCAGCCCAATACGCACGAGGTGTTCTGGCTGAGCATCGCGGCCATCTATGACCTGGAGCCGCCGCCGGACCAGTTCTGGGGCTGGAAGACCCGCCGGCACTTCTGGAACGACGACGCCGTGCGCATCTTCGCGCCGCTGCCGCCGCTGCCGGGCCAGCCGTTCCTGGCCGGTCAGCCGATCGAGAACGCCGAGGGCACCTGGGACATGGCGTTCATCCTGACCACGCCGGAGCCCGGGCCGCCGGTCTGCGTGGGCGACCTGAACGGCGATGGGCAGGTCAGCTTCGGCGACATCAACCCGTTCGTGCTGCGGCTCAGCAGTCCCGCGGTATACCACGAACGGTATCCCTGCGTGCCCGATGGTAACGGCGACATCAACGGCGACGGTATTGTCAGCTTTAAGGACATCAACCCATTCGTGGCGTGCCTGAGCAACCACTCGTTGCCGATCCCGTGCCCGGCCGGTTGCAACGCACCGTAGTGCGGCACGGGTAACCGCCGGGTATCGTCCCGGCGACAACGCCACGCTCGAATCCGCAGGCCGGCGGCGCGTTCCGCCGGCCTGCGGCGTTGTGGGACCGCCGATCTCACCCGGCAAGCGACCGTCTCGCCGCGGTGCGATTTTGAGAGCGTGCCTCACTGTCGCGTCGCCCATCCGCGACGGAACGCCGCGTTTCGACCACCGGCTCTACGCCGGTTGCGCACCCGATGGCACGAACGTCATCATTAGCGGCCGCAGGTCGTACGTGAGCCAGCCAACCGGGGTTTCCTCGAACCCCGCGCTCCGCAGCAGGTCGGCCACGTCCGCAACGCTGAGCTGGCACCGGAGCCGGCGCGACAGCCGCGCGCGAAACACATTCAGGTTCAGCTGCAACAGGTGCGCGTCCATGGGCAGTCCTCCACGCGGAGGTCCGGGCGGCTCACACGCCGCCGCTACCCTGTTGGACGCCCGATGTCGGCCGGCGATTCAATGAACCCGCAGAATCCCCGCACGCTCTGGAATCGCACAGGTTGACCTGGCAAAGTGTGCCACCCCAACCGGCCCTACTGGCGGACTTCTGCGCGAAACCCGGCCCCACCCTGCTGACTGGCGCGCCGCAGCGCCGCCCGGCAAGATTCGCGGACAATCAGCTCAGGCTGCAACGGCACGCGCACCGGCGGACGCTGCGGATCCGCGATGCGCTGGCACAGCAGCTCGATCGCCCGCGCCCCCATTCGCGACATCGGCACGCGCACTGTTGTCAGCGGCGGGCGCGTCATCCGCGCCACGCGCGTGTCGTCAAACCCGACCACCGCCAGATCTTGCGGCACGGACACCCCCAGCGTCGCCGCCGCCGCAACAATGCCGGCAGCCATCTCATCGTTGGCGGCAAACACGCACGCCTCCGGCCCGAGCCAGGTCCGCAGGCGCTGTGTCGCGAGCTCGTACGCCGAATCGTACTGGTAGTCAAGGTGATACACGTCGTCGCTTGAGAACGGCAGCCCAGCCTCGCCCAGCACCTGCCGGTACGCCTCGTAGCGGGCAATGGTGTCGACGTTGGTTTCCAGGCCACCGACGAAAACGATGCGCCGCGCACCGCAGGTCGTCACGAGGTGCCGCATCAGCGCGATGGCGCCGGCCCGCTGGTCGATCACAACGCTGTCGTGCGCGGTGCCGTCGATGTCGCCATCAAGCACCACGAACGGCAGCCGAAAGTCGGTCAGCACGCCCTGGATGCGGTCGGTCACCTCGGAAACCATGACGGCAACGCCGTCGAGCAGGCTCCGCTGGCGGATGGCGTCCAGCAGCGAATGGCTGTCGTCGCCGTCGCGGGCGGATGACACGACGAGGTTGTAGCCCGACGCGCGGGCCTGGTTGTTCGCCCCGCGGATGATCTCGGAATAGAACTCGCCATGAATGTCGGGCAGCACGAGGCCGACGATCTCGCTCTTGTGCAGCATCAGGCCGCGTGCGAAAGCGTTCGGTTGATATCCCAACTCACGGATGGCAAGCTCGACCCGCGCGCGCGTCTTCTCATTCACCAGCTCCCGGCGGTTGATGACCCGCGAGACAGTGCTGATCGAGACGTTGGCGCGCCTGGCTACTTCCGCGATCGAAACGGGCATGGGCCTCACCCGGCCAAACTGCCCCCGCAGCGCCGGTTTTGACAGCGCTTCCCTGTGACCATATCCTCGCCGGGCATGAACTGTCAACTTGAGTACACCCGGTTGTTTGCGTGCCTGACCGCGCTCGTGGCGGCGGGCGCGGCCCCGGCAGACGACGCGATTCGCCGCTCGGACGAGACCCGGCAGGCGCTCGAGTATCGGTTCACGCCCGCCGACGAGGCGCTGCTGAGCGAGATCCAGCACGCTTGCTTCCTGTATTTCTGGCAGGAAGTCGGGCAGCCCGCGCGCCTGGTCAAAGACCGCAAGCTGGCTCCCGTCTCCAGCATCGCAGCGGTCGGCTTCCAGCTCTCGTCGCTGCCGATCGGCGTCGAACGCGGCTGGATCACGCGGTCCGAAGGCGACGAGCGCGCCCGCACGGCCTTGAAGGCCCTCATCGAGCGCGACGACAACAAGAAGTTCGGCATCTATCTGCACTACCCGGACATGAACACCGGCGG is a genomic window containing:
- a CDS encoding LacI family DNA-binding transcriptional regulator: MPVSIAEVARRANVSISTVSRVINRRELVNEKTRARVELAIRELGYQPNAFARGLMLHKSEIVGLVLPDIHGEFYSEIIRGANNQARASGYNLVVSSARDGDDSHSLLDAIRQRSLLDGVAVMVSEVTDRIQGVLTDFRLPFVVLDGDIDGTAHDSVVIDQRAGAIALMRHLVTTCGARRIVFVGGLETNVDTIARYEAYRQVLGEAGLPFSSDDVYHLDYQYDSAYELATQRLRTWLGPEACVFAANDEMAAGIVAAAATLGVSVPQDLAVVGFDDTRVARMTRPPLTTVRVPMSRMGARAIELLCQRIADPQRPPVRVPLQPELIVRESCRAALRRASQQGGAGFRAEVRQ
- a CDS encoding PPC domain-containing protein, with the translated sequence MRKALVVLSALLLCSGIAGSQAQPADGPRATYVEAEGNDSKAAANAFVLVAGDIIEGTSTSSTGAGLDYFLVQTGPLPFGIYKHKLVLTSDIVGHTGTIRGLTQSAGVINPTSDAAVQTTSTTTTPPRFNQWYGFGREEAIYYRVTGTSTTTAVYNATLSTEPVPVTVVPGSFQAGTITITTYGQGHTTDTDMWVYDENLNAIPDYGNDDTFGATYSQSTLTRIYTPGVYYLALSNWNVANNLPSPADDDYRSGSVMDFPDSAANSSTSTALNLQFSITDATGVPVVVPSTKTGPFDINWFQFTVFEPTTGACCVGANCLPDVSEVDCANMGGTYKGNGSTCGPPNPCVGACCFGITCVPDMLPGDCLAQGGVYKGDGTTCGPPNPCVGACCFPDGSCQETATETDCVNLGGVYQGDGTTCTPNTCPQPGDDCDNPADGGFFGPGSDPFEGQITTCGHGNDYSNTCLGSYDGGEDVIYVVHVVEPVCLDITVTGATSADNWIGVLIDDSCPPDPTTCLATATSSSGTVAHIAGVDLPVGTYYVMVDTWPTPNCINGTMVIMPCPTGACCLSSGACVPNLPQAQCTAQGGTWKGAGTDCFPNPCVPIDYFWDTTTGEMGGTGFNGEWIYYPEAPQGPWYNMWWPNEFALNRQKEIIYTFTVDFPIPGNLEVAANWATPDWQLTERPPFANEEQFIQRQFLAALTAPGTYTYTVVLPFCPRWVSLDIRGLGYVIEGTIQHICLPPPGGACCFQDGSCQETATPADCQALGGVYLGDGTTCTPNPCPQPGACCFADGHCEMSTVIDPGDCATGGVYLGDNTVCDPNPCPQPGNDCSNPKPITLSLATLPYVDTDTTCGRVNDYSNTCLGYYDGGEDILYEVTVTEPMCVKIAVDGVLTYLGVAIDVACPPGATCLAYNNSSAGNPTITEVNLAAGTYYIMIDTWPSPPCSGFTMTISPCPEPPPNDNCPTAIAVGEGTPAATGNNCDASATDWAEASCQANSNKDVWYAYTASCTGKVVMDTEGSAQSDTVLSVYASCDGPEIACDDDSGTGNWSRLTFAAVAGTTYYVRVASYSTGCGGFNLNIACDPVGACCIGSTCTPNLTLADCTTQGGIWQGAGSDCFPNPCVPIDYYWDTVTGELGGTGYNGEWIYYPNGPSGPWYNMWWPNEFALDREKEVTIFFAVGFPVPGNLEVALNWATPDWQLTDRPPLADEEQFIERQFLEAITVGGTYTYTVRLPFCPRWVSLDIRGQGYVIEGTIQHICLPPVVGACCIGPVCTPNLTLADCNAQSGIWQGPGSHCFPNPCVPIDYYWDINTGVLGGTGYNGEWIYYPNAPSGPWYNMWWPNEFALDRQKEITIFFNVGFPVPGNLEVALNWATPDWPLPDRPPLADEEQFIERQFLEAITAPGTYTYTFVLPFCPRWVSLDIRGQGYVIEGTIQHICLPPAVGACCYPDGSCTITAQADCTALWLGPGTTCDMCPPPNDNCPLQTPVIEGVYNFDTTNATFDGPGWCMNGPNVWYCYVASCTGTATISLAGSAYNTMLGVYHDCTCYPTQPMTMCCAPVVCTIPVTATHGYLIEIGSVDGTAGPGVLTITCNAMGACCFPGSVCQVLPELDCAAMGGVFQGPGTVCDPNPCICVGDLNCDGQIDFRDINPFVLRLSNPSNYFAAYPNCPDGNGDINGSGSVGFQDINPFVALLTGAPLPIICGY